In Aliarcobacter faecis, a genomic segment contains:
- a CDS encoding acetyl-CoA carboxylase biotin carboxylase subunit, which produces MAEIKKILIANRGEIVQRAIRTIKEMGKKSVAIYSAGDKNASYLKHADEAVCIGGAKSSESYLNIPAIITAAEMTGCDAIFPGYGFLSENQDFVEICKLHNIKFIGPTSEVMEKMADKSKAKEEMVKAGVPVVPGSKGAVRTLEDGKKIAREIGYPIMAKAAAGGGGRGMRLIKEESEFDHMYLAASSEALAAFGDGTMYLERFINNPRHIEVQVLGDSHGNAIHIGERDCSLQRRHQKVIEESPAILLNDETRAKLHDVAIKATKYLKYEGAGTFEFLADDKQNIYFMEMNTRLQVEHPVSEMVSGLDIIEWMIKVAEGEKLPSQDSIKFRGHAIECRITAEDPNTFLPCPGKITQWMVPGGRNVRVDSHIYANYVVPPYYDSMIGKLIVWGRDREKAINIMKRALSEFEVEGIKTNIPFLKKMMLNKDFIENNYDTKYLENYKGLDSI; this is translated from the coding sequence ATGGCAGAAATAAAAAAGATTTTAATAGCAAATAGAGGTGAGATAGTTCAAAGAGCTATTAGAACTATTAAAGAGATGGGAAAAAAATCTGTTGCTATTTATAGTGCAGGAGATAAAAATGCTTCATACTTAAAACATGCAGATGAAGCAGTTTGTATTGGTGGAGCAAAATCAAGTGAATCATACTTAAATATTCCAGCAATTATAACTGCAGCTGAAATGACAGGATGTGATGCAATTTTTCCTGGATATGGATTTTTATCTGAAAATCAAGATTTTGTAGAGATTTGTAAATTGCATAATATCAAATTTATTGGACCAACATCTGAAGTTATGGAGAAAATGGCTGATAAATCAAAAGCAAAAGAGGAGATGGTAAAAGCTGGAGTTCCTGTTGTTCCAGGAAGTAAAGGTGCTGTTCGAACTCTTGAAGATGGTAAAAAAATAGCAAGAGAAATTGGATATCCAATTATGGCAAAAGCTGCTGCTGGTGGCGGTGGAAGAGGAATGAGACTTATTAAAGAGGAGTCAGAATTTGACCATATGTATCTTGCGGCTTCAAGTGAAGCACTTGCAGCATTTGGTGATGGAACTATGTATCTTGAAAGATTTATAAATAATCCAAGACATATAGAAGTTCAAGTTCTTGGAGATAGTCATGGAAATGCTATTCATATTGGCGAAAGAGATTGCTCACTTCAAAGAAGACATCAAAAAGTAATAGAGGAATCTCCTGCAATTTTATTAAATGATGAGACAAGAGCAAAACTTCATGATGTTGCAATAAAAGCTACGAAATATTTGAAATATGAAGGGGCTGGAACTTTTGAATTTTTAGCTGATGATAAACAAAATATCTATTTTATGGAGATGAATACAAGACTTCAAGTTGAACATCCTGTTTCAGAAATGGTTTCAGGTCTTGATATTATTGAATGGATGATTAAAGTAGCAGAAGGTGAAAAGTTACCATCTCAAGATAGTATTAAATTTAGAGGACATGCAATAGAGTGTAGAATTACAGCTGAAGATCCAAATACATTTTTACCATGCCCTGGAAAAATAACTCAATGGATGGTTCCAGGTGGAAGAAATGTAAGAGTTGATTCTCATATTTATGCAAATTATGTAGTACCTCCATATTATGATTCAATGATTGGAAAACTAATTGTTTGGGGAAGAGATAGAGAAAAAGCTATCAATATTATGAAACGAGCTTTAAGTGAATTTGAAGTTGAAGGAATAAAAACAAATATTCCATTTCTTAAAAAAATGATGTTAAATAAAGATTTCATAGAAAATAATTACGATACAAAATACCTTGAAAACTATAAAGGTTTAGATAGTATTTAA
- a CDS encoding LutC/YkgG family protein yields the protein MTSKEKILNSIKKNNLVKDVKLPSYDNFGIKFENKFETFSIMIESVGGKALRVSKEELNKTIKELYPDEKIVASNVDFCSLGNFDANRFQNEKDLKDIDLAIVKGNFAVAENGAVWVKNENNRHRALYFIAQNIVIVIDEDEIVNNMHEAYEKINFEKAGYGVFISGPSKTADIEQSLVIGAHGPKSGYVIFIKS from the coding sequence ATGACTAGTAAAGAAAAAATTTTAAATTCTATTAAAAAGAATAACTTAGTAAAAGATGTGAAACTTCCATCTTATGATAATTTTGGAATTAAATTTGAGAATAAATTTGAAACATTTTCTATAATGATTGAAAGTGTTGGTGGAAAAGCTTTAAGAGTTTCAAAAGAAGAGTTAAATAAAACAATAAAAGAGTTATATCCAGATGAAAAAATAGTTGCTTCAAATGTAGATTTTTGCTCTTTAGGTAATTTTGATGCAAACCGTTTTCAAAATGAAAAAGATTTAAAAGATATTGACTTAGCAATAGTTAAAGGAAATTTCGCAGTTGCTGAAAATGGTGCTGTTTGGGTAAAAAATGAGAATAATAGACATAGAGCTTTATATTTTATTGCACAAAATATAGTAATTGTCATAGATGAAGATGAAATAGTAAATAATATGCATGAAGCATATGAAAAAATAAATTTTGAAAAAGCTGGTTATGGAGTATTTATCTCTGGTCCCTCAAAAACTGCAGATATAGAACAATCTTTAGTTATTGGTGCCCATGGTCCAAAATCTGGTTATGTAATTTTTATTAAATCCTAA
- a CDS encoding (Fe-S)-binding protein: protein MKIGLFIPCFMNELYPNVCKATYKLLKNQDLDIDYPLEQTCCGQAMANSGCSKDIKTLAKNFVNTFKDYDYIVAPSASCVTMVKEHYAEFFDNDKDYNKVKASIYEICEFLHDVIKLENIKFKHSFAYKIGLHNSCHGHRVLKLATASELNIPYNSKLKNLLNKVDGIELVTLKREDECCGFGGTFSVQEEAISVAMGKDRVKDHLNSNAQIITGADMSCLMHMEGIINRDKTAIKVMHITEILAGVRP, encoded by the coding sequence ATGAAAATTGGACTATTTATTCCCTGTTTTATGAATGAACTATATCCGAATGTTTGTAAAGCAACATATAAATTACTAAAAAATCAAGATTTAGATATAGACTATCCATTAGAACAGACTTGCTGTGGACAAGCTATGGCAAACTCTGGTTGTTCAAAAGATATCAAAACTTTAGCAAAAAATTTTGTAAATACTTTTAAAGATTATGATTATATTGTTGCACCTAGTGCTTCATGTGTAACTATGGTAAAAGAGCATTATGCAGAATTTTTTGATAATGACAAAGATTACAATAAAGTAAAAGCTTCAATTTATGAAATTTGCGAATTTTTACATGATGTAATAAAACTTGAAAATATAAAATTTAAACACTCATTTGCATATAAAATTGGTCTTCACAACTCATGTCATGGACATAGAGTCCTAAAACTAGCAACTGCTAGTGAATTAAATATTCCATATAACTCAAAATTAAAAAATCTTTTAAATAAAGTAGATGGTATTGAATTAGTAACTTTAAAAAGAGAAGATGAGTGTTGTGGTTTTGGTGGAACATTTAGTGTCCAAGAAGAGGCTATTTCAGTTGCAATGGGTAAAGATAGAGTAAAAGATCATCTTAATTCAAATGCACAAATAATAACTGGTGCTGATATGTCTTGTTTAATGCATATGGAAGGTATTATAAATAGAGATAAAACAGCAATCAAAGTTATGCATATAACAGAAATTCTTGCAGGAGTTAGACCATGA
- a CDS encoding lactate utilization protein B: MSSHSINAAKFVSNDERMHWHDGALWFVREKRDKASKSIPEWENLREYADQIKTHTMANLDKYLLEFEENATKKGITVHFAFDAQEHNEIVYKILKENSVKKLVKSKSMLTEECHLNPYLENRGIEVIDTDLGERIVQLRNEPPSHIVLPAIHLKKSDVSDTFHEKLGTQKGNYDPTYLTRAARAALREDFLTADAGLTGVNFAIASTGGVVVCTNEGNADMGASVPKLHIASMGIEKIIPRLEDLSVFTRLLARSATGQPITSYTSHFHNSVENGQMHIIIVDNKRSQFLSSTKNKKALNCIRCGACMNTCPVYRRSGGHSYEYVIPGPIGSILGSVKEPKANNSLPFACTLCGSCSNVCPVKIDLDSQLYSLRQDLGKMNLIDSKKQTAMKVTAWFMSKPVLFDFLGKMARVIVPKLPKSILYNRFNVWGKQRDLPKFPKKSFKEMFKDGELDD, translated from the coding sequence ATGAGTAGCCATAGTATAAATGCTGCAAAATTTGTTTCAAATGATGAAAGAATGCATTGGCATGATGGGGCATTATGGTTTGTAAGAGAAAAAAGAGATAAAGCTAGTAAATCTATTCCTGAATGGGAAAATTTAAGAGAGTATGCAGACCAAATAAAAACTCATACTATGGCAAATTTAGATAAATATCTTTTAGAATTTGAAGAAAATGCAACAAAAAAAGGTATTACTGTACATTTTGCTTTTGATGCACAAGAGCATAATGAAATTGTTTATAAAATCCTAAAAGAAAATAGTGTAAAAAAACTTGTAAAATCAAAATCTATGCTAACTGAAGAGTGCCACTTAAACCCTTATTTAGAAAACCGTGGAATTGAAGTAATAGATACCGATTTGGGAGAGAGAATTGTTCAATTAAGAAATGAACCTCCTTCTCATATAGTTCTTCCTGCAATTCATCTAAAAAAATCCGATGTTTCTGATACATTTCATGAAAAATTAGGAACACAAAAAGGAAATTATGATCCAACTTATCTAACAAGGGCTGCAAGAGCTGCTTTAAGAGAAGATTTTTTAACTGCTGATGCAGGACTTACTGGAGTTAATTTTGCTATTGCAAGTACTGGTGGAGTTGTAGTTTGTACAAATGAGGGAAATGCAGATATGGGAGCAAGTGTTCCAAAACTTCATATTGCTTCAATGGGAATAGAAAAAATAATTCCAAGACTTGAAGATTTAAGTGTATTTACAAGACTACTAGCACGAAGTGCCACAGGACAACCTATTACTTCATATACTTCACATTTTCATAATAGTGTTGAAAATGGGCAAATGCATATAATCATTGTTGATAACAAAAGAAGTCAATTTTTAAGCTCAACAAAAAATAAAAAGGCTTTAAATTGTATTAGATGTGGTGCTTGTATGAATACTTGCCCTGTTTATAGAAGAAGTGGTGGTCACTCTTATGAGTATGTAATACCAGGACCTATTGGCTCAATTTTAGGAAGTGTAAAAGAGCCAAAAGCAAATAATAGTTTACCTTTTGCTTGTACTTTATGTGGTTCTTGTTCAAATGTTTGCCCAGTAAAAATAGATTTAGATTCACAACTTTATAGCCTAAGACAAGATTTAGGAAAGATGAATTTAATAGATAGTAAAAAACAAACTGCTATGAAAGTAACTGCTTGGTTTATGAGTAAACCAGTTTTATTTGATTTTCTTGGAAAAATGGCAAGAGTTATAGTGCCAAAACTTCCAAAATCTATACTTTATAATAGATTTAATGTTTGGGGAAAACAAAGAGATTTACCAAAGTTTCCTAAAAAAAGCTTCAAAGAGATGTTTAAAGATGGAGAATTAGATGACTAG
- a CDS encoding deoxycytidylate deaminase, which produces MLNDKSFINIAKEIALASKCVSKQVGAVIVKDGRILSTGYNGTPPGYKNCSEYWNGEYTKEHHEWSKTYEIHAEMNAIIWAARKGISIEGATIYVTLEPCSECSKNLIASGIKRIVYEKAYEHTNSLIISKFLEDNGVKIEQIIN; this is translated from the coding sequence ATGTTAAATGATAAAAGCTTTATAAATATAGCAAAAGAGATTGCACTTGCTTCAAAATGTGTATCAAAACAAGTAGGTGCAGTAATAGTAAAAGATGGAAGAATTTTATCAACTGGTTATAATGGAACACCCCCAGGATATAAAAATTGTAGCGAATATTGGAATGGAGAATATACAAAAGAGCATCACGAATGGTCAAAAACTTATGAAATTCATGCAGAGATGAATGCAATTATTTGGGCAGCTAGAAAAGGTATATCAATAGAAGGTGCTACTATTTATGTAACTTTAGAACCTTGTAGTGAATGTTCAAAAAATTTAATAGCAAGTGGAATAAAAAGAATAGTTTATGAAAAAGCTTATGAACATACAAACTCTCTTATTATTTCAAAATTTTTAGAAGATAATGGGGTTAAGATAGAACAAATTATAAATTGA
- the accB gene encoding acetyl-CoA carboxylase biotin carboxyl carrier protein, whose translation MDFKDIKELIRVFDKSELNKLRIKEGEFEISMQRGFEGGVTTVASSPMVPVSAPIQVATTQATVSSTSTASEDKTTPTTNGITINAPMVGTYYSSPSPDSPAFCGIGDTVRKGQTLCILEAMKIMNEVEAEFDCKIVEILVQNGEPVEYDMPIFVVEKI comes from the coding sequence ATGGATTTTAAAGATATCAAAGAGTTAATTAGAGTTTTCGATAAAAGTGAACTTAATAAACTAAGAATCAAAGAAGGAGAATTTGAAATCTCTATGCAAAGAGGTTTTGAAGGTGGCGTTACAACTGTTGCTAGCTCTCCTATGGTTCCAGTTTCAGCTCCTATTCAAGTAGCAACTACTCAAGCTACTGTATCTTCTACATCAACAGCTAGTGAAGATAAAACTACACCAACTACAAATGGAATTACAATAAATGCTCCAATGGTTGGAACTTATTACTCTTCTCCATCTCCTGATTCTCCAGCATTTTGTGGAATTGGTGATACTGTTAGAAAAGGTCAAACTTTATGTATTTTAGAAGCTATGAAAATTATGAATGAAGTTGAAGCAGAGTTTGATTGTAAAATTGTTGAAATATTAGTTCAAAATGGTGAACCAGTTGAATATGATATGCCAATTTTTGTAGTTGAAAAAATATAA